A window from Microbacterium ginsengiterrae encodes these proteins:
- a CDS encoding DEAD/DEAH box helicase, with amino-acid sequence MTSPAERYAAARDAAAHPETVAFAAAQRFDLDPFQVEGCHALEQGRSVLVAAPTGAGKTIVGEFAIHLAMRTPSDKAFYTTPMKALSNQKFRELVEVYGAENVGLLTGDTNINGNARIVVMTTEVLRNMIYADSPALRDLRFVVMDEVHYLADRFRGAVWEEVIIHLPSSVRLVSLSATVSNAEEFGDWLDTVRGDTEVIVSEIRPVPLEQHVLVRDDLLPLFDDRAGVATATVNQELMRIRSFTGSRYDGNRQAQSYRSNRHAGRQGPRPPRGGRRPVRSANAQRIERMDRPDVVQLLERTNLLPAIFFIFSRVGCDAAVQQVRRSGIRLTTPEERREIRAFVDESTRTLQDEDLGVLGFFEWVDNLERGVASHHAGLLPAFKEVVEELFRRKLVKVVFATETLALGINMPARTVVLEKMEKFNGEARVAITSGEYTQLTGRAGRRGIDVEGHAVVQWTEGMDPQAVAALASRRTYPLNSSFRPTYNMAVNLIDLFGRPRAREILESSFAQFQADRAVVGLARQVREAEESLDGYRTAMQCDHGDFLEYAGIRRELSDLEKKNRQDAHAPRAARDKRLKRIQGLRTRMQRHGCHGCPDREAHARWAERYWKLKRQTDRTRKQIATRTGTVARVFDRVVDVLTTLDYVTGEGDDTALTDAGRTMRRIYGERDLLVAESLRQGLWEGLDAPSLAAMACCLVYEPRRDEANSGERGLPRGRFRTAYEKTTTLWSELDDLEQAHDLPGSEPLAAGLAGAMHAWARGGQLDRVLVDADMAAGDFVRWAKQTIDLLDQLSIVAEDLTLARTARQALDGVRRGIVAYSTM; translated from the coding sequence ATGACCTCCCCGGCTGAGCGGTACGCCGCCGCACGCGACGCCGCGGCGCACCCCGAGACCGTCGCGTTCGCCGCGGCACAGCGCTTCGATCTCGACCCGTTCCAGGTCGAGGGCTGCCACGCGCTCGAGCAGGGGCGCAGCGTGCTCGTGGCGGCGCCCACCGGCGCGGGAAAGACGATCGTCGGCGAGTTCGCGATCCATCTCGCGATGCGGACGCCGTCGGACAAGGCGTTCTACACGACGCCGATGAAGGCGCTGTCGAACCAGAAGTTCCGTGAGCTCGTCGAGGTGTACGGCGCCGAGAACGTCGGTCTGCTGACGGGCGACACGAACATCAACGGGAACGCGCGGATCGTCGTGATGACGACCGAGGTCCTGCGCAACATGATCTATGCCGACTCCCCGGCGCTCCGCGACCTCCGCTTCGTCGTCATGGACGAGGTGCACTACCTCGCGGACCGTTTCCGCGGGGCCGTGTGGGAGGAGGTCATCATCCACCTCCCGTCGTCCGTTCGTCTGGTCTCGCTGAGTGCGACGGTGTCCAATGCGGAGGAGTTCGGCGACTGGCTCGACACGGTGCGCGGTGACACCGAGGTGATCGTCTCCGAGATCCGCCCCGTCCCGCTCGAACAGCACGTGCTCGTGCGCGACGATCTTCTTCCGCTCTTCGACGATCGGGCGGGTGTCGCCACGGCGACGGTCAACCAGGAGCTCATGCGGATCCGTTCCTTCACCGGTTCCCGCTACGACGGCAATCGCCAGGCGCAGTCGTACCGCAGCAACCGGCACGCGGGGCGCCAGGGTCCCCGTCCGCCCCGCGGCGGACGCCGACCCGTGCGCTCGGCGAACGCGCAGCGCATCGAGCGGATGGATCGGCCCGATGTCGTCCAGCTCCTCGAGCGCACGAACCTTCTGCCGGCCATCTTCTTCATCTTCAGCCGCGTGGGGTGCGACGCCGCGGTGCAGCAGGTGCGCCGCTCCGGCATCCGTCTGACGACGCCGGAGGAACGTCGTGAGATCCGCGCCTTCGTCGATGAGAGCACCCGCACGCTGCAGGACGAGGACCTCGGTGTCCTCGGCTTCTTCGAATGGGTCGACAACCTCGAGCGCGGCGTCGCCTCCCACCACGCCGGCCTGCTCCCGGCGTTCAAGGAGGTCGTCGAGGAACTCTTCCGCCGCAAGCTCGTCAAGGTCGTCTTCGCGACGGAGACCCTCGCACTCGGCATCAACATGCCGGCCCGAACGGTCGTGCTCGAGAAGATGGAGAAGTTCAACGGCGAGGCCCGAGTGGCGATCACGTCGGGGGAGTACACCCAGCTGACCGGTCGCGCGGGCCGCCGCGGCATCGATGTCGAAGGTCATGCCGTGGTGCAGTGGACCGAAGGCATGGACCCGCAGGCGGTCGCTGCGCTCGCGTCACGGCGCACGTACCCGCTGAACTCCAGCTTCCGCCCGACCTACAACATGGCGGTGAACCTCATCGACCTGTTCGGACGTCCCAGGGCGAGGGAGATCCTGGAGTCGTCCTTCGCGCAGTTCCAGGCCGACCGCGCGGTCGTCGGACTGGCCAGGCAGGTCCGCGAGGCTGAGGAATCGCTGGACGGATACCGGACGGCGATGCAGTGCGACCACGGAGACTTCCTCGAATACGCCGGCATCCGCCGCGAGCTCAGCGACCTCGAGAAGAAGAACCGGCAGGACGCACACGCCCCGCGCGCCGCGCGCGACAAGCGTCTCAAGCGGATCCAGGGTCTGCGCACCCGTATGCAGCGACACGGCTGCCACGGATGCCCGGATCGTGAGGCGCATGCACGCTGGGCGGAGCGCTACTGGAAGCTGAAGAGGCAGACCGACCGCACCCGCAAGCAGATCGCGACGCGCACCGGCACCGTGGCGCGCGTGTTCGACCGCGTCGTGGACGTCCTGACGACCCTGGATTACGTCACGGGGGAGGGGGATGACACCGCCCTGACGGATGCCGGGCGCACGATGCGCCGCATCTACGGCGAGCGGGACCTGCTGGTGGCCGAGTCGCTGCGCCAGGGACTGTGGGAAGGGCTGGACGCTCCTTCGCTCGCCGCCATGGCGTGCTGCCTGGTCTACGAACCGCGCAGGGACGAGGCCAACTCCGGGGAGCGCGGTCTTCCGCGCGGCCGGTTCCGGACCGCGTACGAGAAGACGACGACGCTGTGGTCAGAGCTCGACGACCTCGAGCAGGCCCACGACCTCCCCGGCTCCGAGCCACTGGCGGCCGGTCTCGCCGGCGCGATGCACGCGTGGGCACGCGGCGGTCAGCTCGACCGCGTGCTCGTCGACGCCGACATGGCCGCCGGCGACTTCGTCCGCTGGGCGAAGCAGACGATCGATCTGCTCGACCAGCTCTCGATCGTCGCAGAGGATCTCACGCTCGCCCGTACCGCGCGTCAGGCCCTCGATGGCGTGCGCCGCGGCATCGTCGCGTACTCGACGATGTGA